One Arthrobacter sp. FW306-07-I genomic window carries:
- a CDS encoding GNAT family N-acetyltransferase: MAIDVKIEQLWIPDSLDTPDAADFLAAVEVGRKVRMQTWGSDDLAYGPLEKLLEFADPYERQLILVAKVDGAIVGTVDIALPLTDHLDLAELTLDILPEYQRQGVGRRLLEAAEQLARGEGRTMILVDTNHPGASLHEFEQAQLVPGSGQGFVPLESREVEFARKTGYTLQHIEQFSSCLLPLDTKLVADLQAEAEEANNGRYRLHHWTDRCPERWLEAVAALENQAGVDVDPSLDAPIEQDMVFDAGILREAEDVAIAQGRRTVVTAVEHIATGALVGLTTITVLAHRADVVFQDDTLILQEHRGNKLGLLIKVANMERLSEQFPDARIIYTWNAPENRYLLTVNKQLGFQTAGVTGIWQKELPTLHTSTS, encoded by the coding sequence ATGGCAATAGACGTTAAGATCGAGCAGCTCTGGATCCCCGACTCATTGGATACCCCGGACGCTGCGGACTTCCTGGCGGCCGTGGAAGTGGGCCGCAAAGTGCGCATGCAGACCTGGGGCAGTGACGATCTCGCCTATGGTCCGCTCGAGAAGCTGCTGGAGTTCGCGGATCCTTATGAGCGCCAGCTGATCCTCGTGGCCAAGGTGGACGGCGCCATTGTAGGCACGGTGGACATTGCGCTGCCCCTTACCGACCACCTTGACCTCGCCGAGCTCACCCTCGACATCCTTCCGGAGTACCAGCGGCAGGGCGTTGGACGCCGGCTGCTGGAGGCGGCCGAACAGCTGGCCCGGGGTGAAGGCCGCACCATGATCCTGGTGGACACCAATCACCCCGGCGCTTCACTGCACGAGTTTGAGCAGGCCCAGCTGGTCCCCGGGTCGGGGCAGGGGTTCGTGCCGCTGGAGAGCCGGGAGGTGGAGTTCGCCCGGAAAACCGGGTACACCCTTCAGCACATTGAGCAGTTCAGCTCCTGCCTCCTGCCCCTGGACACCAAGCTCGTGGCAGACCTCCAGGCCGAAGCCGAGGAAGCGAACAACGGCAGGTACCGGCTGCACCATTGGACGGACCGCTGCCCCGAGCGCTGGCTGGAGGCGGTGGCGGCCCTGGAGAACCAGGCGGGGGTGGACGTTGACCCTTCCCTGGACGCGCCGATTGAGCAGGACATGGTGTTCGACGCCGGCATCCTTCGGGAGGCGGAAGACGTCGCCATCGCGCAGGGGAGACGGACGGTGGTCACCGCCGTGGAGCATATCGCCACGGGAGCGCTGGTGGGACTCACCACCATCACAGTGTTGGCGCACCGGGCCGATGTCGTATTCCAGGACGACACCCTGATCCTGCAGGAGCACCGCGGCAACAAGCTGGGCCTGCTGATCAAAGTGGCCAATATGGAACGGCTCAGTGAGCAGTTCCCGGATGCGCGCATTATCTACACCTGGAATGCGCCGGAGAACCGCTACCTCCTGACGGTCAACAAGCAGCTCGGTTTCCAGACTGCGGGAGTTACGGGAATCTGGCAAAAAGAGCTTCCCACCCTGCATACCAGCACCAGTTAG
- the rplA gene encoding 50S ribosomal protein L1, with product MAKRSKAYEAAAAKIDATKHYAPFEAVTLAKDTNPSKFDATVEVAFRLGVDPRKADQMVRGTVNLPHGTGKTARVLVFATGDKAEAAIAAGADFVGSDDLIERIAGGWTDFDAAVATPDLMGKVGRLGKVLGPRNLMPNPKTGTVTPDVTKAVNDIKGGKIDFRVDKHSNLHFIIGKVSFDAQKLAENYAAALEEVLRLKPSASKGRYIQKATVATTFGPGISVDPNVTKVLTEA from the coding sequence ATGGCAAAGCGCAGCAAAGCATATGAGGCAGCAGCCGCCAAGATCGATGCAACCAAGCACTACGCACCGTTCGAGGCAGTAACGCTGGCCAAGGACACCAACCCGTCCAAGTTCGACGCCACCGTTGAGGTTGCCTTCCGCCTCGGCGTCGACCCCCGCAAGGCTGACCAGATGGTCCGCGGCACCGTCAACCTGCCCCACGGCACCGGTAAGACCGCCCGCGTCCTGGTTTTCGCCACGGGTGACAAGGCTGAGGCCGCAATCGCAGCCGGCGCCGACTTCGTTGGTTCCGATGACCTGATCGAACGGATCGCAGGCGGCTGGACCGACTTCGACGCCGCCGTTGCCACCCCTGACCTCATGGGCAAGGTTGGCCGCCTCGGTAAGGTCCTGGGCCCGCGTAACCTGATGCCGAACCCGAAGACGGGCACCGTGACCCCCGACGTCACCAAGGCCGTCAACGACATCAAGGGTGGAAAGATCGACTTCCGCGTCGACAAGCACTCCAACCTGCACTTCATCATCGGCAAGGTTTCCTTCGACGCGCAGAAGCTGGCTGAGAACTACGCAGCCGCCCTGGAAGAGGTTCTTCGCCTCAAGCCGTCGGCATCCAAGGGCCGCTACATCCAGAAGGCCACCGTGGCCACCACGTTCGGCCCCGGCATCTCCGTGGACCCCAACGTCACCAAGGTGCTCACCGAGGCGTAG
- the rplK gene encoding 50S ribosomal protein L11, with amino-acid sequence MAPKKKVTGLIKLQIQAGAANPAPPIGPALGQHGVNIMEFCKAYNAATEAQRGNVIPVEITVYEDRSFTFITKTPPAAELIKKAAGVAKGSSTPHTVKVAKLTQAQVNEIASTKMEDLNATSLEGAAKIIAGTARSMGITVEG; translated from the coding sequence TTGGCTCCCAAGAAGAAGGTCACCGGCCTCATCAAGCTGCAGATCCAGGCAGGTGCCGCCAACCCGGCCCCGCCGATCGGTCCTGCGCTTGGCCAGCACGGTGTCAACATCATGGAATTCTGCAAGGCGTACAACGCTGCCACGGAAGCCCAGCGTGGAAACGTCATCCCCGTGGAAATCACGGTCTACGAAGACCGCTCCTTCACGTTCATCACCAAGACCCCGCCGGCTGCAGAGCTCATCAAGAAGGCTGCAGGCGTTGCCAAGGGTTCATCCACCCCGCACACCGTCAAGGTTGCCAAGCTGACCCAGGCCCAGGTCAACGAGATCGCCTCCACCAAGATGGAAGACCTCAACGCCACCAGCCTCGAAGGCGCAGCGAAGATCATCGCCGGCACCGCCCGCTCCATGGGCATCACCGTCGAGGGCTAA
- the nusG gene encoding transcription termination/antitermination protein NusG, whose translation MSEQELEVTETGLEESPDVTAEAGEESEVESSAPESDDAASDVADADAADAAEAGDEETDALAAAAASAAADPAEEFKAKLRRQEGDWYVIHSYAGYENRVKANLETRIQTLDMEDYIFEIQVPMEEVVEIKNAQRKVINRVRIPGYVLVRMDLTDASWGAVRHTPGVTGFVGNAHNPVPLRLDEVFSMLAPVFEEEQAEKGKPVNKQNQAPVAVDFEVGESVIVKEGPFETLPATISEIKPESQTLVVLVSIFERETPVTLAFNQVTKI comes from the coding sequence GTGTCTGAGCAGGAGCTCGAGGTAACCGAGACTGGGCTGGAAGAATCCCCGGACGTCACGGCAGAAGCCGGCGAAGAGTCCGAGGTTGAGTCCTCCGCGCCCGAATCCGACGACGCCGCCTCCGATGTTGCCGACGCAGACGCTGCCGACGCTGCAGAAGCCGGTGACGAAGAGACCGACGCCCTTGCCGCCGCGGCAGCCAGTGCAGCTGCGGACCCGGCCGAGGAATTCAAGGCCAAGCTGCGCCGCCAGGAAGGTGACTGGTACGTCATCCACTCCTACGCCGGTTACGAAAACCGCGTGAAGGCCAACCTTGAAACCCGCATCCAGACCCTGGACATGGAAGATTACATCTTCGAAATCCAGGTGCCCATGGAAGAAGTCGTGGAGATCAAGAACGCCCAGCGCAAGGTGATCAACCGCGTCCGCATCCCCGGCTACGTCCTGGTCCGCATGGACCTGACCGACGCCTCCTGGGGCGCCGTCCGCCACACCCCCGGCGTCACCGGCTTCGTGGGCAACGCCCACAACCCGGTCCCGCTGCGCCTGGACGAGGTCTTCTCCATGCTCGCCCCTGTCTTCGAAGAGGAGCAGGCCGAGAAGGGCAAGCCGGTCAACAAGCAGAACCAGGCTCCCGTGGCCGTGGACTTCGAGGTCGGCGAGTCCGTCATCGTCAAGGAAGGCCCGTTCGAGACCCTTCCCGCCACGATCTCCGAGATCAAGCCCGAGTCCCAGACCCTCGTGGTGCTTGTCTCCATCTTCGAGCGCGAAACGCCCGTCACCCTGGCGTTCAACCAGGTCACCAAGATCTGA
- the secE gene encoding preprotein translocase subunit SecE, producing MSEDQVTETAASSSKGRPAKKEAKANFFARIALFVRQIIGELKKVVAPTRKELINYTLVVLVFVAIMMVIVSLLDIGFGTAVSWIFGGTGPKDS from the coding sequence ATGAGCGAGGACCAGGTGACCGAAACAGCTGCCAGCAGCTCCAAGGGCCGCCCAGCTAAGAAGGAAGCCAAGGCAAACTTCTTCGCCCGCATTGCACTCTTTGTCCGCCAGATCATCGGCGAACTGAAGAAGGTTGTTGCCCCCACCCGCAAGGAACTGATCAACTACACGCTCGTGGTGCTGGTGTTCGTGGCCATCATGATGGTCATCGTCAGCCTGCTGGACATAGGTTTCGGAACCGCTGTCAGCTGGATCTTTGGCGGCACCGGTCCCAAGGACAGCTAG
- a CDS encoding pyridoxal phosphate-dependent aminotransferase, with translation MSAARVSQRISAIAESATLAVDAKAKALKAAGRPVIGFGAGEPDFPTPDYIVQAAVEAAGQPKFHRYSPAGGLPELKKAIAEKTLRDSGYKVDPSQVLVTNGGKQAVYNTFATLVDPGDEVLVPSPFWTTYPEAIRLAGGVPVEVFAGPEQDYLVTVDQLEAAVTDRTKILLFVSPSNPTGAVYSPEQVAEIGKWAAAKGLWVVTDEIYEHLTYDGVPFTSIATAAPELGDKVVILNGVAKTYAMTGWRVGWMIGPADVIKAATNLQSHATSNVSNIMQIAALAAVSGPLTAVDEMKVAFDRRRKAIVAGLNAIDGVECPTPKGAFYVYADVRALLGKEFPTASGTATPQTSAELASLILDEVEVAVVPGEAFGPSGFLRLSYALGDDDLATGVQRLQDFLGKAQ, from the coding sequence ATGTCTGCCGCCCGCGTTTCCCAACGCATTTCCGCAATTGCCGAATCCGCAACCCTGGCCGTTGATGCCAAGGCCAAGGCGCTGAAGGCAGCTGGCCGGCCGGTTATTGGCTTCGGCGCGGGCGAACCCGACTTCCCCACCCCGGACTACATCGTCCAGGCGGCCGTTGAGGCTGCGGGCCAGCCCAAGTTTCACCGCTACTCCCCCGCCGGCGGCCTGCCCGAGCTGAAGAAGGCCATCGCGGAGAAGACCCTGCGCGATTCGGGCTACAAAGTGGACCCCTCGCAGGTACTGGTGACCAACGGCGGCAAGCAGGCCGTGTACAACACGTTCGCCACCCTGGTGGACCCGGGCGACGAAGTCCTCGTACCCTCCCCGTTCTGGACCACCTACCCGGAGGCCATCCGGCTGGCCGGCGGCGTCCCCGTAGAGGTCTTCGCCGGTCCGGAGCAGGACTACCTGGTGACCGTCGACCAGCTCGAAGCAGCCGTCACGGACCGCACCAAGATCCTGCTGTTCGTCTCGCCGTCGAACCCCACCGGCGCTGTCTACTCCCCGGAGCAGGTGGCGGAGATCGGCAAGTGGGCCGCCGCCAAGGGCCTGTGGGTGGTCACGGACGAGATCTACGAGCACCTGACCTACGACGGCGTCCCCTTCACCTCCATCGCCACGGCCGCCCCGGAACTGGGCGACAAGGTGGTCATCCTCAACGGCGTCGCCAAGACCTACGCCATGACCGGCTGGCGCGTGGGCTGGATGATCGGCCCCGCCGACGTCATCAAGGCGGCCACCAACCTGCAGTCGCACGCCACCTCCAACGTCTCCAACATCATGCAGATCGCGGCCCTCGCCGCCGTTTCCGGCCCGCTGACCGCCGTCGACGAGATGAAGGTGGCCTTCGACCGCCGCCGCAAGGCCATCGTGGCTGGGCTGAACGCGATCGACGGAGTGGAATGCCCGACGCCGAAGGGCGCCTTCTACGTGTATGCGGACGTCCGTGCGCTGCTGGGCAAGGAATTTCCGACGGCGTCCGGCACCGCCACGCCGCAGACCTCCGCCGAGCTCGCCTCGCTGATCCTCGACGAGGTTGAGGTGGCAGTGGTTCCGGGCGAGGCATTCGGTCCCTCCGGCTTCCTGCGCCTGTCCTACGCCCTGGGCGATGACGACCTCGCCACCGGCGTGCAGCGCCTGCAGGACTTCCTGGGCAAGGCCCAGTAG
- a CDS encoding LuxR C-terminal-related transcriptional regulator, producing the protein MNTTQGTGAGSARPANSVRVVIVDDHAIFRSGLKADLDASIQVVGEAATVEQAIAVIAEQRPDVVLLDVHLPGGLGGGGREVIAGSAALLSTTRFLALSVSDAAEDVVAVIRAGARGYVTKTISGAEITDAVFRVAGGDAVFSPRLAGFVLDAFGTAPADIADDELDKLSARELEVMRLIARGYSYKEVAKELFISIKTVETHVSAVLRKLQLSSRHELTKWAAERRLL; encoded by the coding sequence ATGAACACGACGCAGGGGACAGGTGCCGGAAGCGCCCGGCCGGCCAACTCGGTGCGGGTGGTCATCGTCGACGATCACGCCATCTTCCGGTCCGGACTGAAAGCCGACCTCGACGCCAGCATCCAGGTGGTGGGGGAGGCTGCCACGGTGGAGCAGGCCATCGCCGTCATCGCAGAGCAGCGGCCTGACGTCGTCCTTTTGGACGTACACCTGCCCGGCGGCCTTGGCGGCGGCGGCCGCGAGGTCATCGCCGGTTCCGCCGCGTTGCTGTCCACCACGCGCTTCCTGGCCCTGAGCGTCTCTGACGCCGCCGAGGACGTGGTGGCCGTGATCCGAGCCGGCGCCCGCGGCTATGTCACCAAGACCATCTCCGGCGCCGAAATCACGGACGCCGTGTTCCGCGTGGCCGGCGGTGACGCAGTCTTTTCGCCCCGCCTTGCCGGGTTCGTCCTGGATGCCTTCGGCACCGCTCCCGCGGACATCGCCGACGACGAACTGGACAAACTCTCCGCCCGCGAACTCGAGGTCATGCGCCTGATCGCCCGCGGCTACAGCTACAAGGAGGTGGCCAAGGAGCTCTTCATCAGCATCAAGACCGTGGAAACCCACGTGTCGGCAGTGCTGCGCAAGCTCCAGCTCTCCAGCCGCCATGAACTAACCAAGTGGGCCGCGGAGCGCCGCCTCCTCTAG
- a CDS encoding ATP-binding protein: protein MTTLPARPPLARSSDRVIAGVCSGLAAHLGWPVKNVRLAMVLASFAGGAGLVFYAWLWIMVPTADEAARRNARRPASPIAPAVSHPVQGQGTPGDPLQGAAPDGGPHSGAAGSVADGRASAAPPWFRARGMRYGKEILLGCGLLLVAGIMIAQLLGVDVSLGTLIPAAAVLGGASIAWMQLDETRRAGLVDKTKADQAGGWGRLAAGLALVVAGVLVMVSGSGSWEQTWLALLASVAVLGGVVLVLLPWALKFWRDLEAERAGRIRETERAEIAAHLHDSVLQTLALIQRRAGNEHDVVRLARAQERELRGWLFQDAGRESGQLSDRIKAVAAEVEDLLGHAVEVVTVGDAAMTEAREALVQASREAMLNASRYGGGTVSVYLEASDGQAEIFIKDRGPGFELGDVPADRLGVRESIIGRMKRHGGSAAILSTGDGTEVRLRLPATAEHAEGKS from the coding sequence ATGACAACCCTCCCGGCGCGCCCGCCCCTGGCACGGAGCAGCGACCGTGTCATCGCCGGGGTGTGCTCGGGCCTCGCCGCACACCTGGGCTGGCCGGTCAAGAACGTCCGGCTGGCCATGGTCCTCGCCTCCTTCGCGGGCGGGGCAGGCCTGGTCTTCTACGCGTGGCTGTGGATCATGGTTCCCACGGCGGATGAGGCCGCCCGCCGCAATGCCCGCCGGCCGGCGTCGCCCATTGCCCCCGCCGTAAGCCATCCAGTGCAGGGCCAGGGCACTCCGGGTGATCCGTTGCAGGGAGCAGCGCCCGACGGCGGACCTCATTCGGGTGCCGCCGGTTCGGTTGCGGACGGCCGGGCGTCCGCTGCCCCACCATGGTTCCGGGCGCGCGGTATGCGGTACGGCAAGGAAATCCTCCTGGGCTGTGGGCTCCTGCTGGTGGCCGGCATCATGATCGCCCAACTGCTGGGCGTGGACGTCTCCCTCGGCACGCTGATCCCCGCCGCCGCCGTCCTGGGCGGTGCCTCCATCGCGTGGATGCAGCTGGACGAAACCCGCAGAGCCGGGCTGGTGGACAAGACCAAGGCCGACCAGGCCGGCGGGTGGGGCAGGCTCGCCGCCGGACTGGCCCTGGTGGTGGCCGGCGTCCTGGTGATGGTCTCCGGCTCAGGATCGTGGGAGCAGACGTGGCTTGCGCTGCTTGCCTCCGTGGCCGTGCTGGGCGGTGTGGTGCTGGTCCTGCTGCCGTGGGCACTGAAATTCTGGCGGGACCTGGAAGCTGAGCGCGCCGGCAGGATCCGGGAGACGGAAAGGGCGGAGATTGCCGCCCATCTCCACGATTCCGTGCTGCAGACGCTCGCCCTGATCCAACGGCGGGCAGGCAACGAGCACGACGTCGTCCGCCTGGCGCGTGCCCAGGAACGTGAGCTGAGGGGCTGGCTGTTCCAGGACGCGGGCCGCGAAAGCGGACAGCTGTCGGACCGGATCAAGGCCGTCGCCGCTGAGGTGGAGGACCTCTTGGGCCATGCCGTGGAGGTGGTCACCGTTGGCGATGCCGCCATGACCGAGGCACGCGAAGCCCTGGTCCAGGCCAGCCGTGAGGCCATGCTCAACGCATCACGCTACGGCGGCGGGACGGTCTCGGTCTACCTCGAGGCATCGGATGGACAGGCAGAGATCTTCATCAAGGACAGGGGGCCGGGCTTTGAACTGGGCGATGTACCGGCGGACCGGTTGGGTGTACGGGAATCGATCATCGGCAGGATGAAACGCCACGGCGGCTCGGCTGCCATCCTCAGCACCGGGGACGGCACCGAGGTCCGGCTTCGACTGCCGGCTACAGCAGAACATGCGGAAGGGAAATCATGA
- a CDS encoding PspC domain-containing protein has product MNSQTPSPDDEHPAEHLPEGPHGKGSEQPTEPLPSSDSISSAGATDPSTAPSGGRPIGASDPIDPMAPDYPSAGGQAAGPGSGAAPGPGAGPGPGAGSGPDYAFHNNPAPAPSTDFFGWIRSNGIYRGNDRWIGGVCSGIAHRLNVDPIIIRGVFIVLTLLAGIGVLLYGLAWAFLPEPDGRIHVQEAGAGRWSSGMTGSLIATVLGLTGLGGGFWGWNHNGLSGLLWTVFWVGGAIYLVYYLSQRNKAHPTMAGHGSVHGTTQPSGHSGTGYTSSFSAGTASAPAPGQSSAPTSGSGAPTYGSGPTYPSGTGPSAYGQGGYGSAGTGTGSGYGGTFPSSAVPGAGVPGGSTPGGPGSGVPGGGSYPAPWVPPRPPKPRPSGPGAPAVAIATGCALLVGGGLKALDAANLISLGGSANAIVWASAAVVLGLGILIAGLRGRSAGILSLFAVIALVTGGVYNTVDDGRMRFQQVDWNPASIEEARGGIDITAGRGTVDLTDLSPSAPLTSDVVVPLDVTASNVTVVIPHNLPVDIKADMTMGNLNEVSGQRGGTTTRESSYNTDRPGNHLVVQIDGTFSNVTIQEGN; this is encoded by the coding sequence ATGAACTCGCAGACCCCCTCCCCCGACGACGAACACCCTGCCGAACACCTCCCTGAAGGGCCGCACGGCAAGGGCAGCGAGCAGCCCACCGAGCCACTGCCGTCTTCCGATTCAATATCTTCGGCCGGCGCGACGGATCCCTCCACCGCGCCCTCCGGGGGCCGCCCAATCGGGGCTTCAGACCCCATCGATCCAATGGCTCCGGACTATCCCTCCGCTGGCGGCCAGGCAGCCGGCCCGGGCAGCGGTGCTGCTCCGGGTCCGGGTGCTGGTCCGGGCCCTGGTGCCGGCTCCGGCCCTGACTACGCCTTCCACAACAACCCGGCTCCGGCTCCCTCAACGGACTTCTTTGGCTGGATCAGGAGCAACGGCATCTACCGGGGCAACGACCGGTGGATCGGCGGCGTGTGCAGCGGCATCGCCCACCGGCTGAATGTGGATCCCATCATCATCCGCGGTGTCTTCATCGTCCTGACCCTCCTGGCCGGTATCGGCGTGCTGCTCTACGGCCTGGCATGGGCCTTCCTCCCGGAACCGGACGGCAGGATCCACGTCCAGGAAGCCGGCGCCGGGCGCTGGTCCAGCGGCATGACGGGCTCCCTGATCGCCACGGTCCTGGGACTGACGGGCCTGGGCGGAGGCTTCTGGGGGTGGAACCATAACGGCCTGAGCGGCCTGCTGTGGACCGTGTTCTGGGTGGGAGGTGCGATCTACCTGGTCTACTACCTTTCCCAGCGCAACAAGGCCCACCCCACCATGGCCGGGCACGGATCAGTCCACGGAACAACCCAACCCTCGGGGCACTCAGGCACGGGATACACGTCGTCATTCTCCGCCGGCACGGCTTCAGCCCCGGCACCTGGACAATCTTCGGCGCCTACGTCCGGCAGCGGGGCGCCCACCTATGGCAGTGGGCCCACGTATCCCAGTGGCACGGGGCCCAGCGCCTACGGCCAGGGCGGTTACGGCAGCGCAGGCACGGGCACCGGCAGCGGGTATGGCGGCACGTTTCCCAGTAGCGCGGTCCCTGGCGCGGGTGTGCCCGGCGGCAGCACACCAGGCGGACCCGGCAGCGGTGTCCCCGGCGGAGGCAGCTACCCGGCGCCCTGGGTCCCGCCGCGGCCGCCTAAGCCCCGCCCGTCCGGTCCCGGCGCCCCGGCCGTGGCCATCGCAACCGGCTGTGCCCTGCTGGTGGGCGGTGGGCTCAAAGCGCTGGACGCCGCCAACCTCATCAGCCTGGGCGGGTCTGCCAACGCCATTGTGTGGGCCAGCGCAGCCGTAGTCCTCGGCCTGGGCATCCTGATAGCGGGGCTGCGCGGCCGGAGCGCGGGCATCCTGAGCCTCTTCGCCGTGATCGCCCTTGTCACCGGGGGCGTCTACAACACCGTGGATGACGGCCGGATGCGTTTCCAGCAGGTGGACTGGAACCCGGCAAGCATTGAGGAGGCGCGCGGGGGCATCGACATCACCGCCGGCCGGGGAACCGTGGACCTCACGGACCTGTCCCCCAGCGCCCCCCTGACCTCCGACGTCGTGGTTCCCCTGGACGTCACCGCCAGCAACGTCACCGTGGTCATCCCGCACAACCTGCCCGTGGACATCAAGGCGGACATGACCATGGGGAACCTGAACGAGGTAAGCGGCCAGCGCGGCGGTACCACCACCCGCGAAAGCAGCTACAACACGGACAGGCCCGGCAACCACCTGGTGGTGCAGATCGACGGCACCTTCAGCAACGTCACGATTCAGGAAGGCAACTGA
- a CDS encoding PspC domain-containing protein, translating to MDKFFSIVRGFGLKRGPQRWLGGVLGGIAAQLNVDVAYVRIAFLLFCLLPGPAVIFYLLAWIIIPDQRNEILLQTFLDRRSLNRP from the coding sequence ATGGATAAGTTCTTCAGCATTGTCAGGGGCTTTGGCCTGAAGCGCGGCCCGCAGCGCTGGCTCGGCGGAGTGCTGGGAGGCATCGCCGCACAGCTCAACGTGGACGTGGCCTACGTGCGCATCGCGTTCCTGCTGTTCTGCCTCCTCCCCGGACCCGCCGTGATCTTCTACCTCCTGGCCTGGATCATCATTCCCGACCAGCGCAACGAGATCCTGCTCCAGACGTTCCTGGACCGCCGCTCGCTCAACCGGCCCTGA
- a CDS encoding ATP-dependent 6-phosphofructokinase, with protein MKIGILTSGGDCPGLNAVIRGAVLKGIAVHGQEFVGFRDGWRGVVEGDIIDIPRTMVRGIAKQGGTILGTSRTNPFENGGGPEAIKAHMDRLGIDAIIAIGGEGTLAAAKRLTDAGLKIVGVPKTVDNDLDATDYTFGFDTAVQIATEAIDRLRTTGESHHRCMIAEVMGRHVGWIALHAGMAAGAHAILIPEQKVSIEQITEWVKEAQHRGRAPLVVVAEGFVPEHMESPHSERGLDTFGRPRLGGIADQLAPELEARTGIETRATILGHIQRGGVPSAFDRVLATRLGMAAIDSVVEGYWGTMVALKGTDIRHVAFEEALGQLKTVPQNRYDEAAVLFG; from the coding sequence ATGAAAATTGGAATCCTCACCAGCGGTGGCGACTGCCCCGGATTGAACGCCGTCATCCGCGGCGCCGTGCTGAAAGGCATCGCCGTCCACGGCCAGGAATTCGTCGGATTCCGTGACGGTTGGCGCGGCGTGGTGGAGGGCGACATCATCGACATTCCCCGCACCATGGTCCGTGGCATCGCAAAGCAGGGCGGCACCATCCTGGGCACCTCCCGCACCAACCCGTTCGAAAACGGCGGCGGCCCCGAGGCGATCAAGGCCCACATGGACCGGCTGGGCATCGATGCCATCATCGCCATCGGCGGTGAGGGAACCCTTGCTGCGGCCAAGCGCCTGACCGACGCCGGACTGAAGATCGTCGGCGTCCCCAAGACGGTGGACAACGACCTTGACGCCACCGACTACACCTTCGGTTTCGACACCGCAGTGCAGATTGCCACCGAGGCCATCGACCGGCTCCGGACTACCGGTGAATCCCACCACCGCTGCATGATCGCCGAAGTGATGGGCCGGCACGTGGGCTGGATCGCCCTGCACGCCGGCATGGCCGCCGGCGCCCACGCCATTCTCATCCCCGAGCAAAAAGTCAGCATTGAGCAGATCACCGAGTGGGTCAAGGAAGCCCAGCACCGTGGCCGTGCGCCCCTGGTGGTGGTGGCCGAAGGGTTCGTGCCGGAGCACATGGAAAGCCCGCACTCCGAGCGCGGCCTGGACACCTTCGGCCGGCCTCGCCTGGGCGGCATCGCCGACCAGCTCGCCCCCGAGCTCGAAGCCCGGACCGGCATCGAAACCCGAGCCACGATCCTGGGCCACATCCAGCGCGGCGGCGTCCCCTCCGCCTTCGACCGCGTCCTGGCCACCCGGCTGGGCATGGCCGCCATCGACTCCGTGGTGGAGGGCTACTGGGGCACCATGGTGGCGCTGAAGGGCACGGACATCCGCCACGTTGCATTCGAGGAAGCCCTGGGCCAGCTCAAGACCGTCCCGCAAAACCGGTACGACGAGGCCGCGGTCCTGTTCGGTTAG
- a CDS encoding GNAT family N-acetyltransferase: MTLDPGSAAIIQLAWARRLGLDDDAFGDALASGNRIVRADESCRTVEFVRLFGSSALVGPQSVIDAAEDIPDEEMAHHVTLLKLTRDRGGHGLGSAALFFADDLPLQQPSEELTVSHGNPEAIELEGRCPPDDVNEVGLSDLENRFTIVHQLDGRRVPLACGAYGEWEGLLANMGVLVDPEWRRQGLGSLAGSIAAHEALAAGLTLQWRADVSNTGCLALARKLGLSAGGIQTSVHLR; the protein is encoded by the coding sequence ATGACACTCGATCCCGGCTCTGCGGCCATCATCCAGCTTGCGTGGGCGCGCCGGCTGGGCCTTGACGACGACGCTTTCGGCGATGCACTCGCGTCCGGGAACCGGATTGTCCGCGCCGACGAATCATGCCGCACGGTGGAGTTCGTGCGGCTGTTCGGGAGTTCGGCGCTGGTGGGCCCGCAGAGCGTCATCGATGCCGCTGAGGACATTCCTGATGAGGAGATGGCCCACCACGTCACGCTCCTGAAACTGACCAGGGACCGTGGCGGCCATGGGCTGGGGTCGGCGGCTCTGTTCTTCGCGGACGACTTGCCGCTGCAACAACCGTCCGAGGAACTGACCGTCTCGCACGGCAACCCGGAGGCGATCGAGCTGGAGGGGCGCTGCCCGCCGGACGACGTCAACGAAGTGGGCCTTTCCGACCTGGAGAACCGCTTCACCATCGTGCACCAGCTGGACGGCAGGCGCGTTCCCCTGGCCTGCGGTGCCTACGGGGAATGGGAAGGCCTGCTGGCCAATATGGGCGTGCTGGTGGATCCCGAGTGGCGCCGGCAGGGCCTGGGCTCGCTCGCCGGATCCATCGCGGCCCACGAGGCACTCGCCGCCGGACTGACCCTGCAGTGGCGCGCCGACGTCAGCAACACCGGGTGCCTGGCACTGGCCCGAAAACTTGGACTCTCAGCCGGCGGAATCCAGACCAGCGTCCACCTTCGCTGA